The nucleotide sequence ATTGTGCAACCCTATAGGGACTGGGTTGGAGGGGGTTGTGGTTGGGGCATTGAGGCAGGCTTTCCTAGAGGTCCTCAGTGCCTACCTGGGGCTGCAGAGAGGGGGCGATGTTGAGGACGGCCTCCCCAGCCCCGTTGACGTTCGAGGGGTGCAGGCCAAGGTAGGCAGCAGCTGCAGCGTCGCCTGCATGAGACAAGCTGTATGACCCCGACGACCCTGCAGGCAACACACGCTGTGTCAGCCAATCAGGCATCTCAGTGTGGCTCTGTCAGTCAGACACCTCTGTGCAGCCGTGTCAGCCAAATCAGGCACCGGAGTGTGCCAGGGGTCAGAGATCACAGTTCAACCAGGAAGTTAAAGGACACTGGCTTTTGAAAAGAGACAGTCATACCCATGCTCACAAACCGTTTGCTAGTGTTGAAAACATGAGGATCGTGGACCACAGTCAGAGTATTTAGAATGGGTTGAGCAGTGAATTAGTCCCTCGTGACACAGCCTTCTGGGTGCCAAGATGATCCAACACATGTACAGATGGATCCTCAATTTCCACCTTCCTCACATTGTTGTGAATGAAGTATGAGACGAGCGCAGGAGAATATGAAAATGGCCAAACTATAGGCCAACTGCAACTTTCTTGTTTGAAACGGACCAAAATCAAGACGACACAAATATGTCTTACTACATGAAAAAAACGCAGGTCAACGTTTTAGTTACACTGTAACAAGCGAGCATCATAAAGTGGAAGTCAGACATTTTTAGTTGGTAAGTCTTGAGTCCTAATACTCGACAGTCCACCAGCGAGCTGTAATCTTACTGCAGGAGATGCAGGAGGcagaccatagaaatagaatccagATAATATAATAGATTCTATTTCCATGAGGCAGGCACACAGCACAGCTCACAATGACTGAATGGTACATCACCTACCTGCTCCTGTCTGCTTCCTGAGCAAATAGGGGTAGCTGGTACATGTGGGCGCGTGTGTGTGCTtacgtgtgtgtatactgtacactagtgtgtgtgtatactgtacactagtgtgtgtgtgtatactgtacacTAATGTAAAGGTGTGCTGGCCGCTACATAAAGACAGTTTGCAGTAGTAGTAGGCTAAATAAATGATGACATCGAAAGAGGAAGTGGTGAAATTGAACAGAAACCAttcagaaaaaaaagaagaaaatacaTTGGTTAATGATTGGAATTGGATTTATGATCAGATGGGGGATGACGGTCATTTCCTACTATGAGTTATTGCTTAGGGCAAGATATAGAGTCAAGATATCTTTATACCTGAAAATGACCACTTTCTACAACAATAAAGCAACTTTTAACGAGGAGATTATCAATCTGGTTCAAAGTAAGATAGTCTAAATAATCTCTCCTCTATAGAAAACCTGTGAGTGCAATAACATCACAGCAAGGCATCAGACACCAAACAAGCAGAAGAACAGTAGAAAAGTCTGATGGAGAGCCAGACAGAGCGAGCCAGACAGAAAGAGTCCTCGTTCCATGTATGTGGTTCTATACTTCGGCCAGTGTGTGTGGTCTACACTTCTGCCAGTGTGTATaaactacagtgtgtgtgtgtaatagcaTGAACATCAGCTGATTGGTGTGAGGAGGCAGGGTGATTGAGATATGGATGGAGGGGTGGGGGTCAGGGGTGGTTGGAAGGGGCACACGGTACCTGAGTTGGGCGTCGCCGGAGAGTTAGCCTGGCTAGCCTGCGCCGACACGCTGGCAGCATCCACCGCTGTTTTAACTGCGTAGAGGTTCGCTTCCTCCTGGAACTTACCAATGTTCTTCTTGTACCGTATTCTCTTGTTGCCGAACCAATTAGAAACCTGAGGGGGAAAACGGATAGACCAGTGTATTAGTCGGTGTTTCCCTTAGATTTCTTTCCAAGTTTGTATTCATCAGTGCACGCCGTAGCAAATGGTTTCCCGACGGAAAACAAGCGTTCTTACTGGAAAACGTCAGGTAGTCCATCCCCGTTTCAGtacattttcagtcacctgacACTTTCAATTGAAACCAAACAAAGCCAAATTATTTTAGGCAGGGGAACCGGCCCCCCACCTATACATTAGAATGGGAAAAGCTGGTTTCAGTACTGATAAGTCCACTGGCAGCAGAAGCGTGTGGTGCGGTACAGTGGTGCGGTACCTGTGAGACTGTGATGGCACACTTCTTGGCCAGCTCTTCTTTGGCCTCCTCACTGGGGTAGGGATTGGACAGGTGGGAGTAGAAGTACTCGTTCAGCACCTCTGTAGCCTGCTTGTTGAAGTTACGCCTCTTACGCCTGACAGACATTGATacaacacacacaaagtcagACAATATTCATCATCTCGGAACAATTTTTAAAACGCGCTGCAGATTACAAATGAAATGAATGCTAAACTCTTGAAAAGCACACACGGACCTGGCGTCGAGGAATCTGGAGCGTAGAATCATGACGGCCTCGCAGGTGCTCTGTTTGAGCTGCATCTGGATGGAGCTGAACTTGCGGTGGATGATGGCCACCATGCGCTCGATCTCCTTGGGAGAGATGGGCCGCGTGCGACTCTGCTCCCTCAGCAGGTTCATCACATGGTTGGTGAACTCACTGCATGCCTGGGGTGTAGggcggaggaagagaaggaggaggaggaggagggagagatgggactTTCAAATAAAATTTGAAACTTAAATTCAGTTatacaaaataatacaaattCTCAGGAACACACTAATCTTTGAAGgagagagaaatgtgtgtgtgctgttcCTATTTCACCAGCTTAGATTGGGAAATCTGTGTAAATGTGTCTCTCCTACCTGTTCATATTTCTCCAGCTCAGAGTGGTAGATCTGTCTGATCTGTGCCAGCTTGGCTCTGTAGTCTGAGTGTTCGATGCCGCCGTCGGCACCGGGCGACCCTCCTGCTGCTGCAGCGGCCGCAGCTGCTGCAGCCGAGCCCCCGCCCTTCTCCGGGCCAGACACGCCCTCGGCCAGCAGCATGTTGTCCAGACGCATGATCTGAGGGTCTGGGGGGTCCTCATCCTGAATGCCTCGGATACTCAGCACTTGAGGCGAAAAAAAAAGAGAAATTCAATATATCAAATCATTCAAGGCATTATGGGATAAGGGAACACCATGTCTCAACTGCAACGTCAGACTCATTCAGATTCAGCCCCTTATCCTACCCTAGACACTTAACGTGAAGTAGATCTGAGGAAGTTGGACAGGTATAGGCAATATGGTAGTAAAACTCAGAGAATTTGAATGTACTGAAAAAAGTTTCCAAATAGGCAAAACTGTATTTTCTCTACTGGAGAGGATTATTATTCAGGGTTCCAGCAGGTGCAAAGGGAAGGGAGGACAGCAGGACACTTTATCAATGCTAAAACCTCAAGGAGATGTGCCGAGTTGTCAAAAACAACCCTGCCAACTCTCGTCACTTGGCTattggtcccaaatggcaccctaaaaatagtgcactataaaaggggaTATTGTCCTAAATTAGCAGTACCCTATTCTAACACCAGGTGGCAGTGTGGCGCCTCAGTCAGTGGCAGGCTGCCAGTACAgagcagagaggcaggcaggcagcagcaaTGTGAGACATGGGCGGAGTAATGGGAGTGCATGTGCTGTCACTACAAGCTCGGCTGGCCATAAGTACAGCTTTCAGCCGCTCCGCTATTCCACTGTATTAAACCCAGGACCTCTGTCAGCCCCCAGCCAtgcactcatctctctctctccctctcttacagatacacacacaaggAGGCACACAGTACACACTCAGACGCAAAACACAGGTGCAaaaacacacgcgcacacactgcTCTCAATGCACACAGACTCCTATACAAAGACACACTTCTAACTCACAGCCTTTGTTTTAACACCATCATGCCATACTGTACATTGTCCTTTCAAACAACTATGGTAGATGTGCAACCTACCCAGGCTAGCACAGTACATCTTGGCTTGGTTTGGCTCAGTAGAGTGAAGGGGGTATAGGGGGCCTGTAGCGCTCCTGTATTAAAGCCAAGACCAGTTGCTCTCTGAGCCTGTTCTGTCCAACTTACTGCTCTGCTGCTAACAGTGCaggaatatatactgaacaaaaatatgtaaagtgttgacctcatgtttcatgagctgaaatttgagagaaataagctttttgtgcatatggaacattccTGGATCTTTTGTGTGCACAAAtgtctttacatccctgtttgtgagcattcctcctttgtcaagataaacctgacaggtgtggcatatcaagaagttgattaaagaACATGGTcagtacacaggtgcaccttgtgctggggacaatacaaggccactaaaaatgtgcagttgtgtcacataacacagatgtctcaaattgagggagcatgctgactgcaagaatgtccaccagagttgctGCCAGAAAacgtaatgttcatttctctactataagccgcctccgttgttttagaaaatttggcagtacgcccaaccggcctcacaaccgcagaccacgtgaaaCAACGCTAGCCCAGGGTCTCCACACGagtcttcttcacctgcaggatcatctgagaccagccacccggacaccCTCTGCCCccccaggcccatccatgtgaaattcatagattacggcctaatgaattcatttcaattgactgatttccttatatgaactgtaagtccgtaaaatcgttgaaattgttgcatgtaatattcctatttttgttcagtatataatgtgtgtgtatgtcgaaGGGGTTGGGTAAAGCTAGAGACACATTTCCCTCTTGCATGGATTAATAAAGTATATTTGTTAAAGCCATTACTAGCAGCTGTAAATTCCCTGTTCTGTACAGCTTACAGTTCTGGAACAGAGGAAAAACAGGACAATTCTATTTCTACCAGCTTTGTTCTCTCTGGGTTACCACAGCCATGGGAGAGAGTTATGCTGAACAGTAAATGCATCTGGGATATGTCCTGCAGTTCAATGTTAATGATAGGcctatccattgattcttgaaaatTACACACAACAAAGTGGCAGGGTTGCTGTTGGACTACAACACAAACTCTGGATTGTGGCTTTAACATGTAGTTACTGGACACTTGAGATATAAGGATGTTTGCACAATAAAGTCAGTATCCCTTCTTTTAGTGTACTACTTTAAAGTGCATCCTAACAATTCTGCCCACTCTCTCACCCATCAGTCTCCACATCCCCTAAACAATGCTCTCCTCTTAACTTCTATCCAACTTTCTCTCCTTTTCTATAAACTTTTTTCCTCCCCTGCCGTTGCCCTCTTTCGTTCCCTGTTTTCTCCATCTAGATCCGCTTTCTCTGTTCTCTCCGAGACACATTCCTTCTCTCTGTTGCTCCCCCTCTCATGGCTCAGGAATGTAGCAGACCCAGCAGACTGAACGAACGACCCCGATTGGCCCATCCCTCTcgccctccttttctctccctctccactaaCAAAGCTGTACTTTAGTACTTATAGGCTAGTTAGAGAGAAAGTGCTTTTACGATGTGTATGCAAAACATGCACCTACTAGCTACGTTGTCTAAAGTTTGGGGAAGGGCTTGTGAGTAGATTGCTTTAATAGTGTTAGAGGATTAGCCTATCCTGCTATCCTGTGTATGTTGTGCATCTGAGCTCTCCAGTAAGTTTGTAGCTTCCAGAGTGTTTGTGTAGAAGTCAGTGTGAGCTGTCCGGTCCCAGACACGGTTCCAGACTAACCATTTCCCGATCCAGCAGAGGCAGCAGAGAGTGCAATACACTAGAAGCTCAGAATATTCAGACAATGGCTCGAAAAACTTGAAATATTTGTTACCTACCAAATACTTTAGCTGCGCATGACTGAGCTTGTGTAGACCAACAAcgccaatggaatagtcccaaaaggtACAAACCCCACCCATCTAGCACTCCAGGCAAAACACACTTAATCAAATAATTTTCTTTTGGTCAGTTAGTGTTATACATGGATGCAGTGGTCATAGAAGGAGTCTCTGCTGAGATACCCCCCCCAGTTCGGCATTATTATAGCCCCCAGCTGTAGCCCCTAATGACCTCAGATTCCGCTAATTACTACAATTATTAAGCTGTGATTTctgacaatcacacacacacatctattaGGGCCGACGCACTCAGTAATGAGCAGTCGTAATGCATTTCCCAATAAAGCAATAAGGAGCTGGTGTTTGCAGCCACAATACAATTCTATAGTTAAAACCACACAATAGCACCCTAGGGTTAGGCAGATTGTGTGGCATTGAGAGACTGgcagggagaagagaagaggcaCAAGGCGAGAAATAGAGGAGAGCTACAGCCATACTATGAAATATTCAGGCTCTCCAGCTGGGGTTTCCACTGCATACATAATCCTGAAGCTCATTTCTGCCTCACAGCCAATATCGCTACGCTGTGTAGTAGACACATCTGGTTTCTGCACACAGGCTAGAACGCAAACTGTGCGTAGTAGGCCTAGTAGGTAGCGCAGGTAGGTAGGTACACACCCACTCGCTAggcccctcaaactcaactctggacttcaaagccagttccactgcattttttacatggtttttattgttattattattttatttattcaggGAGTGATTTAGACCCGGGACACCAGGTGTGTaattaatgatcaggtagaacaaaaaagcagcaggctccggacctcgttggGTCAGAGTTGAGAAGCCCTGGCTCTCGGCCTACATGTGTGGCAGGGTGAGGTTGAAGGCCACCCTAACAGAGCAGCAGTGTCTTCAGTACATTAGGGGGAGAGGCATGTACCCCGAACACATTCAGGCCATCATCCATCCCTCAGCtcatggcacacacacactttctaccCCACGTCTGTCTTCTCCTGCTCTGTCCTGCATCCCCTTTTCACTctgacccccccccacacacacacacactcttgtatccccctttctctcccgacgcctccctccctctgttctccaTTTCAGTCGAGTTCTCCATGTGAGCTGCAATCCCTCATGCTGTCAgcccccacctctcctcctccctcccgcagtcccctcctctccctgtagaCAGACAGGATTAGCATTTTAATTGCATCAGCTCCCTTGGGTATTCTCAGCCTTTCACTGAGGGAGAaaaccagggagagagggaggggtagagggaaaaaataaaaaaaggtaagGATAGGGTAGCCTAGAAGGAGAACCAAGCAGAATTGGAAAAACAAGGGAgtcacaggaggagacataaaagcAGAGAAaggcagaaaaaaaaaaaatggcaagAGGGAACAGCAGAATGATAATAATGGAAATGCTCCTACTACTATTCCATAACTGGCCATAAATAAATCCAGAAGAAAAGAATGGTTGAACAGAAAGAAGGTTAAAAGCTACATATAACCTTCACAAAAGAAAAAAATACATACGAGTCAAGGCTTGACATTCAGGCGAATTCGCTGCCAGTACCAAGTGaaagtcacccccccccccaaaaaaatgactGTCTTAATGCCAATTCACAGAGAAGAGAAGGATGTGCAGTAAACTTTGTGAAATAAATTCACTATGAGCAAAGTTCCGTCTATGACGAGGTCGAAAATATGATAGAAAAATATCACATATATAAAACAAAATATCAAATATTTTCAACTTAGGTCTATGACACCCATAGAATTCTATAATGAGTACTCTGTCATTTGAAATTTGATGATGAAAGCAACCTAGTGAGCATTCTGTGGCATCAGGAAGGAAGGAGTGTAAAGTGACTCTGGGCCCCGGGAAGCAATTGAAGACTGTTACTGAACCCACAGGTTGAATTAGGATCCCTATGCTACAGCGGGAGTCATCCGAGTGCAGTCTGGAGTACTAGTCCTATTCCAGGGGtatcctctcccattttcccctcctcctccctctaacaCAAATAATAACATAGCCCTGGTGTAACAGATGAGGTGAACCACGCTCAGATAactaaccttgcctgagacctgaagacttcaAGGCTTTAGCTCAacaggctaacacagtcttgagACCCTGGTTTGAAACCCAGTCGGTCACGTGCACTGGCAAATATACTGTACAAAAGGTGAGGCTAGCGGTTCATAAGTAAGTAGGGAGCTGAGGGCATCTAACATCTTTAGGTACACAAGGTGTCAATTTGGACTACATtctcgggctcccgagtggcgcagcggtctaagtgcTGGAGGCGCcagtacagacaccctggttcgaatctgtatcacaacccggccgtgattgcgagtcccatagggcggcgcagaattggcccagcgacttctgggtttggccggagtaggtcgtcattgtatataagaatgtgttcttaactgacttgcctagttgaataaagattaaataaaacatttaaattattCATTCCACTAAACGTTTTAGTTTTGAGGGGCAGTAGTGTGGAAGGATGTGTCAGGTCCTGCTTTAAGCAGCGTCTGTGGTTGCGTTGGTCCTCTTTACTGAACCCCTGTGGCACACACCCAggtacacacatgaacacacacacacacacaaaaacaaacaaacggTCAGTGTACTTCCTGAGTAAGGGAGTGGTGAGCAGTCAATGTCAACACAGTGTGATGAGGGGTGTGAATGGAAGATGTCCCACCctgggcaaacacacacaccgaaCACCATTAAGCATTAAATCAACCCTTCATTAACTAGAGATGACAACTATGGAGACCAGAGCAAAATCAGGGACAAAAGGCTTCAATCAGATCTAGGCCTATATGGCTCAACACACACCATGTTCTCAGGTGCTCTATATGAGCCTATAGCATCCAACACATTCTCCATAATAAGCATCCACTAGACGAGTGGATGGTAGAGGAGCAGCAGGCATGAGATGAAGAGAGGGGTGAGCAGCAGGAGGGTATTtaggattattatttttttttacctttatttaactaggcaagtcagtgaagaacaaattcttatttacaatgacggcctacatcggacgacgctgggccaattgtgcgccgccctatgagactcccaatcacggccggttgtgatacagcctggaatcgaaccagggtctgtagtgacgcctctaacactgagatgcagtgccttagaccgctgcgccactcgggagccctcaaAGAGTTTAGGCAGAGGGTAGATGTATCCCTTAAAGTGGCCGTTGTCCCTCTATTCCTCCTTAACTTTCCCAGTCTTCATTCCCTCTCCTAGTGTTGTCATGACACCAGAATTTTGACGATACCACACCCCCAAAAAAGCTTATTAGCCAAAAtcacagaatggcacttgatAAAGACAGAAACTTggctactgctctgttcaatcgTTGGGCATCATTTGAGTTAAATCTCATTACATTTTAAAAGTTGATGTCAATTTCAAACA is from Salvelinus namaycush isolate Seneca chromosome 41, SaNama_1.0, whole genome shotgun sequence and encodes:
- the LOC120034321 gene encoding pre-B-cell leukemia transcription factor 1-like translates to MDDQTRMLAGLAGLGGLSQGDVGDQDSVRKQLGQPQQDIGDILQQIMAITDESLDEAQARKHALNCHRMKPALFSVLCEIKEKTVLSIRGIQDEDPPDPQIMRLDNMLLAEGVSGPEKGGGSAAAAAAAAAAGGSPGADGGIEHSDYRAKLAQIRQIYHSELEKYEQACSEFTNHVMNLLREQSRTRPISPKEIERMVAIIHRKFSSIQMQLKQSTCEAVMILRSRFLDARRKRRNFNKQATEVLNEYFYSHLSNPYPSEEAKEELAKKCAITVSQVSNWFGNKRIRYKKNIGKFQEEANLYAVKTAVDAASVSAQASQANSPATPNSGGYPAPCYTPDGRL